The Methylomusa anaerophila genome has a segment encoding these proteins:
- a CDS encoding NADH-ubiquinone oxidoreductase-F iron-sulfur binding region domain-containing protein yields the protein MKLRVGFGSCGIAAGGRKVREKLAEEIKNHGRNIELISTGCIGMCFYEPIVDVIDNDRVSTYANVTPEMAEEIFKNHVLGGQPLEKYIVSTSEKPYPILAEQVRIALRNCGIIDPENLDDYLAKDGYKALAKVIKDMTPEEVIEEIKISGLRGRGGAGFPTWFKWNAARQSKGDIKYVVCNADEGDPGAFMDRSVLEGDPHALLEGMIICGYAIGAREGHIYCRAEYPLAIKRLEIAIADAKKKNLLGDNIMGTNFSFDMNIKKGAGAFVCGEETALIASLEGERGMPRLKPPFPAQSGFWGKPTNINNVETFANVPWILYYGGSEYAKYGTEKSKGTKVFALAGKIKNGGLVEVPMGMTLREVIYGIGGGILNDKDFKAVQMGGPSGGCIPKQLLDTPVDYDSINQTGAIMGSGGMIVMDEDTCMVDMARFFLDFTVKESCGKCIYCRIGTKRMLEILERITAGEGREGDIEELEQLSINIKDGSLCGLGQTAPNPVLTTIRYFRDEYEAHIRDKKCPAKTCKPLLTYTIWEDKCKGCTLCAQKCPVQAITGEKKQPHKIDQALCTKCGSCLGACRFDAVCAG from the coding sequence GTGAAGCTTAGAGTGGGTTTCGGCAGCTGCGGTATTGCCGCCGGTGGCCGTAAGGTTAGGGAAAAACTGGCAGAAGAAATAAAAAATCATGGCCGGAATATCGAACTGATATCTACCGGCTGTATTGGCATGTGTTTTTATGAACCTATCGTGGATGTCATTGACAACGATCGCGTATCCACCTATGCCAACGTAACCCCGGAAATGGCGGAAGAAATATTCAAAAACCATGTTCTCGGCGGGCAGCCGCTTGAAAAATACATTGTATCGACTTCGGAAAAGCCCTATCCCATATTGGCTGAGCAGGTGCGGATTGCTTTAAGGAACTGTGGTATAATTGACCCGGAGAATCTTGATGATTATCTTGCCAAGGACGGTTATAAGGCTCTGGCAAAAGTCATTAAAGATATGACGCCGGAAGAGGTTATTGAGGAGATTAAGATTTCCGGCTTGCGTGGACGGGGCGGCGCCGGTTTTCCCACCTGGTTCAAATGGAATGCTGCCAGACAGTCCAAAGGCGATATTAAATATGTTGTTTGCAACGCCGACGAAGGCGATCCCGGCGCATTTATGGACCGGAGCGTGCTGGAGGGGGATCCCCACGCGCTGCTGGAGGGCATGATTATCTGCGGCTACGCTATCGGTGCGCGTGAGGGCCACATCTATTGCCGGGCCGAGTATCCGCTGGCAATCAAACGTTTGGAAATTGCCATTGCCGATGCCAAAAAGAAAAATCTGCTGGGCGATAACATCATGGGGACAAACTTTTCCTTTGACATGAACATCAAGAAAGGCGCCGGCGCCTTTGTCTGTGGTGAGGAAACCGCCCTTATCGCTTCCCTGGAAGGCGAGCGGGGAATGCCGCGGCTCAAACCGCCCTTTCCTGCCCAATCAGGTTTCTGGGGTAAGCCAACCAATATCAACAATGTGGAGACTTTTGCCAATGTGCCGTGGATTCTTTATTACGGCGGCAGCGAATATGCCAAATACGGCACCGAGAAAAGCAAAGGAACCAAAGTATTTGCCCTGGCCGGCAAAATCAAAAACGGCGGCCTGGTGGAAGTGCCGATGGGCATGACTTTGCGGGAAGTTATTTACGGTATCGGCGGCGGAATTCTGAACGATAAGGACTTTAAGGCTGTACAGATGGGCGGGCCTTCCGGCGGCTGTATACCGAAACAACTCCTGGATACTCCGGTTGACTATGATTCCATCAATCAAACCGGTGCTATTATGGGTTCCGGCGGTATGATTGTTATGGATGAGGACACCTGCATGGTTGATATGGCCAGATTCTTCCTTGATTTTACCGTAAAGGAATCCTGCGGCAAATGTATCTATTGCCGTATCGGGACCAAGCGGATGCTGGAAATATTGGAAAGAATAACAGCCGGTGAAGGCCGTGAAGGCGATATTGAGGAATTGGAACAACTGTCCATTAATATAAAAGACGGGTCGCTGTGCGGTTTGGGGCAAACTGCGCCCAATCCGGTATTAACTACCATTCGGTACTTCCGGGATGAATATGAAGCCCACATCAGAGACAAGAAATGTCCGGCTAAAACCTGTAAACCGTTATTGACTTATACTATCTGGGAGGATAAATGCAAAGGCTGCACTCTTTGTGCCCAAAAGTGCCCGGTACAAGCTATCACTGGCGAGAAAAAGCAACCCCATAAAATTGATCAGGCCTTGTGCACCAAGTGCGGCAGCTGTCTAGGCGCCTGCCGGTTCGACGCGGTTTGTGCCGGCTAG
- the nuoE gene encoding NADH-quinone oxidoreductase subunit NuoE → MGNSREKEPETEFADGDVDLSLLAPVFKEYAGKQGSLIAILQKTQEIYGYLPLAALQAIADNTGSKRAKIYGIATFYSQFRLNPVGKYIILQCQGTACHVLGSQAVGSAICDELGIKPGETTADGLFTLENVACLGCCSLAPVIMINGEAYGKLTPERARKILKDIGEAEKGGVACEA, encoded by the coding sequence ATGGGTAATTCGCGGGAAAAAGAGCCCGAAACGGAATTTGCCGACGGCGATGTAGACCTGTCCCTGCTTGCACCTGTTTTTAAGGAATATGCCGGCAAGCAGGGCAGTCTTATTGCCATACTGCAGAAAACACAGGAAATTTACGGATATCTGCCGTTGGCCGCTCTCCAGGCCATTGCGGACAATACCGGCAGTAAACGGGCGAAAATATACGGGATAGCGACTTTCTATTCCCAGTTTCGTTTAAATCCTGTCGGTAAGTATATCATTTTACAATGTCAGGGTACTGCCTGCCATGTACTTGGCTCCCAAGCAGTAGGCAGCGCAATTTGTGACGAACTGGGGATCAAACCAGGTGAGACTACTGCCGACGGTTTGTTTACACTGGAGAACGTTGCCTGTCTGGGATGCTGCAGTCTGGCACCGGTTATTATGATCAATGGCGAGGCCTATGGCAAGCTTACACCGGAGAGGGCGAGAAAGATATTAAAAGACATCGGTGAAGCCGAGAAAGGCGGTGTTGCCTGTGAAGCTTAG
- a CDS encoding bifunctional 5,10-methylenetetrahydrofolate dehydrogenase/5,10-methenyltetrahydrofolate cyclohydrolase has protein sequence MAAQLLLGKPLAEKIKAEVSQEVVDLKAKGVSPSLVAVQVGQNDASRVYTNAQRKVAEATGIKYELQELSADLTQDQLLEHIAGLNNDPNVTGIILQMPLPPQIDPKVVQWSIAYEKDVEGITPTNMGLVTFGKPRLVPCTALGAFELAKSTGVDIYGKEVVVVGHSDIVGKPAALLFLNAFGTVTISHIATGQRGLSEYHVRRAEILVVAVGVPHLIKGDWIKEGAIVIDIGINATKDGKIIGDVETEVAAEKAAWITPVPGGAGTATTAILMKNTIEAAKWQLEKKGSGIITG, from the coding sequence ATGGCCGCTCAGTTATTGTTGGGAAAACCGCTTGCAGAGAAGATCAAGGCTGAGGTTTCACAAGAAGTCGTTGACTTGAAGGCCAAGGGAGTGTCTCCCAGCCTGGTTGCAGTTCAGGTGGGACAGAACGATGCCTCGCGTGTATATACGAATGCCCAGCGCAAGGTTGCCGAGGCTACTGGCATCAAGTATGAACTTCAGGAACTGTCTGCGGATTTGACCCAGGACCAGCTTCTCGAGCATATCGCCGGCTTAAACAACGATCCCAATGTCACCGGCATCATCTTGCAGATGCCCTTACCGCCTCAGATCGACCCCAAAGTGGTGCAATGGAGCATCGCTTACGAGAAGGACGTCGAGGGTATCACCCCTACCAACATGGGCCTAGTGACCTTCGGCAAGCCCCGACTGGTTCCCTGCACCGCTTTAGGCGCTTTTGAACTGGCGAAATCCACCGGGGTGGACATCTACGGCAAGGAGGTAGTGGTTGTCGGCCACAGCGATATCGTGGGCAAACCGGCAGCGCTGCTGTTCCTGAATGCCTTCGGTACCGTTACTATCAGCCATATCGCCACCGGTCAACGCGGTTTGAGCGAGTACCACGTCAGGAGGGCGGAGATTCTGGTCGTTGCCGTCGGTGTGCCCCACCTGATCAAAGGCGACTGGATCAAAGAGGGCGCCATCGTGATCGATATCGGCATCAATGCAACCAAGGACGGCAAGATCATCGGCGATGTAGAGACCGAGGTCGCTGCCGAGAAGGCGGCCTGGATTACCCCGGTCCCGGGCGGTGCCGGCACTGCCACCACCGCTATTTTAATGAAAAACACGATCGAGGCAGCTAAGTGGCAGCTCGAGAAGAAGGGCTCGGGGATTATTACGGGCTGA